In a single window of the Arachis hypogaea cultivar Tifrunner chromosome 6, arahy.Tifrunner.gnm2.J5K5, whole genome shotgun sequence genome:
- the LOC112805631 gene encoding protein FAR1-RELATED SEQUENCE 5-like, giving the protein MVEIMKKIPHKLGGYARYREIDDRMHGTVWNSRFVESFEKDWFAFIVDFNLERNRWLSGKESVNVIQVEDDAITVNHELPDHTGISIDEISYVGLRFISLQRAQEFYYNYKNKVGFVTRIRNTNFDNTREDSKIPINQSLHCSRECYRESRVKVATRVKRITIVGCEVRMYVMLDRQNDNWMVSKLELKHTHPCSAKQAVYYTEYRELTMHAKCVIQNNDEAVIRPNKTYLALANEVGGSSNLGYSEKDVRNYITSNLRCADGNTDVKEMISYFMRMNDINPNLFYAVDVDEANKFKSALWVDTGCRASYEYYGDVVSFDITYSKNKHGLPFASFVGVNHHSKSTLLRCTLLGNEEIRSFE; this is encoded by the exons ATGGTTGAG ATAATGAAAAAGATACCGCATAAGCTCGGAGGATATGCTCGGTACAGAGAAATAGATGATAGAATGCATGGCACTGTTTGGAATTCCAGGTTTGTGGAATCTTTCGAGAAGGATTGGTTTGCATTCATTGTTGACTTTAACTTAGAGCGAAACAGATGGCTATCAG GGAAAGAGTCTGTAAACGTTATTCAAGTAGAGGACGATGCAATAACAGTGAATCATGAG TTACCCGATCACACTGGAATTTCAATAGATGAAATTTCGTATGTAGGATTGAGATTTATTTCCTTGCAGCGGGCACAAGAGTTTTattataattacaaaaataaagttGGCTTCGTGACTAGGATTAGGAATACCAACTTTGACAATACCAGGGAGGATTCAAAGATACCCATTAACCAATCATTACACTGTAGTCGTGAATGTTATCGGGAGTCTCGAGTGAAGGTAGCAACTCGGGTAAAGAGAATAACAATAGTCGGATGCGAAGTAAGGATGTACGTGATGCTTGATAGGCAGAATGATAATTGGATGGTCTCCAAACTAGAACTGAAGCACACCCACCCGTGTTCTGCCAAGCAAGCTGTGTATTACACTGAGTACAGGGAACTGACCATGCATGCCAAGTGTGTGATTCAGAACAACGATGAGGCTGTCATACGGCCCAACAAGACTTATCTCGCACTGGCAAATGAGGTTGGTGGCTCGTCGAATTTGGGTTACTCAgaaaaggatgtgaggaattacattacgagCAATCTGCGCTGTGCTGACGGAAACACAGATGTGAAGGAAATGATTAGCTATTTCATGCGAATGAACGATATCAACCCGAATTTGTTTTATGCAGTGGATGTAGACGAAGCTAACAAGTTTAAAAGTGCACTCTGGGTAGATACAGGATGCAGGGCTTCCTATGAATATTATGGTGACGTGGTATCGTTTGATATAACGTATAGTAAAAACAA GCACGGACTTCCATTTGCATCTTTTGTTGGTGTCAACCATCACAGCAAGTCCACTCTACTCAGATGTACTTTGCTGGGAAATGAGGAAATTCGTAGCTTCGAGTAG
- the LOC112805630 gene encoding protein FAR1-RELATED SEQUENCE 5-like, giving the protein MVEIMKKIPHKLGGYARYREIDDRMHGTVWNSRFVESFEKDWFAFIVDFNLERNRWLSGKESVNVIQVEDDAITVNHELPDHTGISIDEISYVGLRFISLQRAQEFYYNYKNKVGFVTRIRNTNFDNTREDSKIPINQSLHCSREGYRESRVKVATRVKRITIVGCEVRMYVMLDRQNDNWMVSKLELKHTHPCSAKQAVYYTEYRELTMHAKCVIQNNDEAVIRPNKTYLALANEVGGSSNLGYSEKDVRNYITSNLRCADGNTDVKEMISYFMRMNDINPNLFYAVDVDEANKFKSALWVDTGCRASYEYYGDVVSFDITYSKNKHGLPFASFVGVNHHSKSTLLRCTLLGNEEIRSFE; this is encoded by the exons ATGGTTGAG ATAATGAAAAAGATACCGCATAAGCTCGGAGGATATGCTCGGTACAGAGAAATAGATGATAGAATGCATGGCACTGTTTGGAATTCCAGGTTTGTGGAATCTTTCGAGAAGGATTGGTTTGCATTCATTGTTGACTTTAACTTAGAGCGAAACAGATGGCTATCAG GGAAAGAGTCTGTAAACGTTATTCAAGTAGAGGACGATGCAATAACAGTGAATCATGAG TTACCCGATCACACTGGAATTTCAATAGATGAAATTTCGTATGTAGGATTGAGATTTATTTCCTTGCAGCGGGCACAAGAGTTTTattataattacaaaaataaagttGGCTTCGTGACTAGGATTAGGAATACCAACTTTGACAATACCAGGGAGGATTCAAAGATACCCATTAACCAATCATTACACTGTAGTCGTGAAGGTTATCGGGAGTCTCGAGTGAAGGTAGCAACTCGGGTAAAGAGAATAACAATAGTCGGATGCGAAGTAAGGATGTACGTGATGCTTGATAGGCAGAATGATAATTGGATGGTCTCCAAACTAGAACTGAAGCACACCCACCCGTGTTCTGCCAAGCAAGCTGTGTATTACACTGAGTACAGGGAACTGACCATGCATGCCAAGTGTGTGATTCAGAACAACGATGAGGCTGTCATACGGCCCAACAAGACTTATCTCGCACTGGCAAATGAGGTTGGTGGCTCGTCGAATTTGGGTTACTCAgaaaaggatgtgaggaattacattacgagCAATCTGCGCTGTGCTGACGGAAACACAGATGTGAAGGAAATGATTAGCTATTTCATGCGAATGAACGATATCAACCCGAATTTGTTTTATGCAGTGGATGTAGACGAAGCTAACAAGTTTAAAAGTGCACTCTGGGTAGATACAGGATGCAGGGCTTCCTATGAATATTATGGTGACGTGGTATCGTTTGATATAACGTATAGTAAAAACAA GCACGGACTTCCATTTGCATCTTTTGTTGGTGTCAACCATCACAGCAAGTCCACTCTACTCAGATGTACTTTGCTGGGAAATGAGGAAATTCGTAGCTTCGAGTAG
- the LOC112805632 gene encoding protein FAR1-RELATED SEQUENCE 5-like produces MSMDKAICEEASYNTAYDDHDQYNSCDVTVPSLSEDDTQHVDKEICGKESVNVIQVEDDAITVNHELPDHTGISIDEISYVGLRFISLQRAQEFYYNYKNKVGFVTRIRNTNFDNTREDSKIPINQSLHCSREGYRESRVKVATRVKRITIVGCEVRMYVMLDRQNDNWMVSKLELKHTHPCSAKQAVYYTEYRELTMHAKCVIQNNDEAVIRPNKTYLALANEVGGSSNLGYSEKDVRNYITSNLRCADGNTDVKEMISYFMRMNDINPNLFYAVDVDEANKFKSALWVDTGCRASYEYYGDVVSFDITYSKNKHGLPFASFVGVNHHSKSTLLRCTLLGNEEIRSFE; encoded by the exons ATGTCGATGGACAAAGCAATTTGTGAAGAAGCATCGTACAACACTGCATATGATGATCATGATCAGTATAATTCTTGCGACGTTACTGTTCCATCACTTAGTGAAGATGACACACAACATGTGGATAAAGAAATTTGTG GGAAAGAGTCTGTAAACGTTATTCAAGTAGAGGACGATGCAATAACAGTGAATCATGAG TTACCCGATCACACTGGAATTTCAATAGATGAAATTTCGTATGTAGGATTGAGATTTATTTCCTTGCAGCGGGCACAAGAGTTTTattataattacaaaaataaagttGGCTTCGTGACTAGGATTAGGAATACCAACTTTGACAATACCAGGGAGGATTCAAAGATACCCATTAACCAATCATTACACTGTAGTCGTGAAGGTTATCGGGAGTCTCGAGTGAAGGTAGCAACTCGGGTAAAGAGAATAACAATAGTCGGATGCGAAGTAAGGATGTACGTGATGCTTGATAGGCAGAATGATAATTGGATGGTCTCCAAACTAGAACTGAAGCACACCCACCCGTGTTCTGCCAAGCAAGCTGTGTATTACACTGAGTACAGGGAACTGACCATGCATGCCAAGTGTGTGATTCAGAACAACGATGAGGCTGTCATACGGCCCAACAAGACTTATCTCGCACTGGCAAATGAGGTTGGTGGCTCGTCGAATTTGGGTTACTCAgaaaaggatgtgaggaattacattacgagCAATCTGCGCTGTGCTGACGGAAACACAGATGTGAAGGAAATGATTAGCTATTTCATGCGAATGAACGATATCAACCCGAATTTGTTTTATGCAGTGGATGTAGACGAAGCTAACAAGTTTAAAAGTGCACTCTGGGTAGATACAGGATGCAGGGCTTCCTATGAATATTATGGTGACGTGGTATCGTTTGATATAACGTATAGTAAAAACAA GCACGGACTTCCATTTGCATCTTTTGTTGGTGTCAACCATCACAGCAAGTCCACTCTACTCAGATGTACTTTGCTGGGAAATGAGGAAATTCGTAGCTTCGAGTAG